A section of the Hevea brasiliensis isolate MT/VB/25A 57/8 chromosome 17, ASM3005281v1, whole genome shotgun sequence genome encodes:
- the LOC110661248 gene encoding uncharacterized protein LOC110661248 — translation MSSYSIESTTVETNDGVKLLTRLFKPIEDEIKDKLVIVLVHQYSVLGGCQALLKGMAIGLAQKGYRAVTFDMRGAGSSTGRPSLTGFSEIKDVIAVCKWVCENLSTDKILLVGSSAGAPIAGSAVDEIKEVVGYVSLGYPFGMIASILFGRHHKAILQSPKPKLFVMGTRDGFTSVKQLKNKLSSAAGRIETHLIEGAGHFQMEGPAYDNLMLNLILTLIASL, via the exons ATGTCAAGCTATTCAATTGAGTCCACTACAGTAGAAACCAATGATGGAGTGAAGCTCCTGACAAGGCTCTTCAAGCCCATAGAAGATGAGATCAAAGACAAATTGGTGATTGTTCTTGTCCATCAGTATTCAGTCTTGGGTGGTTGTCAAGCTCTTTTAAAAGGAATGGCAATTGGGTTGGCACAGAAAGGTTACAGGGCTGTCACTTTTGACATGAGAGGTGCTGGGAGTTCCACAGGGAGGCCTTCTCTCACTGGGTTTTCTGAAATCAAGGATGTAATTGCTGTCTGCAAATGGGTTTGCGAAAATTTATCAACTGACAAGATTTTGTTGGTGGGTTCCTCTGCAG GTGCACCAATTGCAGGATCGGCAGTAGATGAGATTAAGGAAGTGGTTGGATATGTAAGTCTGGGATATCCTTTTGGCATGATAGCCTCAATCCTTTTTGGGCGACATCACAAGGCCATCTTACAGTCTCCAAAACCAAAACTCTTTGTTATGGGAACCCGGGATGGGTTTACCAGTGTTAAGCAGCTAAAGAACAAGCTGAGCTCTGCTGCAGGACGCATTGAAACGCATCTAATTGAAGGAGCAGGACACTTCCAAATGGAAGGCCCTGCTTATGATAATCTGATGTTGAACCTTATCCTCACGTTGATTGCATCTTTATAG